A genome region from Aestuariivirga litoralis includes the following:
- the odhB gene encoding 2-oxoglutarate dehydrogenase complex dihydrolipoyllysine-residue succinyltransferase codes for MSKEIRVPALGESVTEATIAKWFKKEGDAIKIDEPLVELETDKVTVEVPAPASGKLEKINAAPGATIAVGALLGSILEGAAGAAPSSPAAKPSAAPAPAAAPAVVEQTLSPAVRKAVVENNLNPADIPGTGKDGRITKGDVIGAMETKPAAAPAAAPAPVAVSAPVPAAPAGGEERVKMTRLRATIAKRLKDAQNTAAMLTTFNEVDMSSVMAMRNQYKDVFEKKHGTKLGFMSFFVKAVIQALRDVPAVNAEIDGEDIVYKNYYNIGVAVGTDKGLVVPVVRNADMLSFAGIEKTIAGYGKQARDGKLQIADMQGGTFTVTNGGIYGSLMSTPILNAPQSGILGMHAIKDRPIAVNGQVVIRPMMYLALSYDHRIVDGKEAVTFLVRIKDGLEDPQRALLDL; via the coding sequence ATGAGCAAAGAAATCCGCGTTCCCGCCCTTGGCGAAAGCGTCACGGAAGCCACGATTGCAAAGTGGTTCAAGAAGGAAGGCGATGCGATCAAGATCGATGAGCCGCTGGTCGAGCTTGAAACCGACAAGGTGACGGTGGAAGTGCCGGCACCCGCCTCTGGCAAGCTGGAAAAGATCAATGCCGCGCCGGGTGCGACTATCGCGGTGGGTGCGCTTCTGGGTTCGATCCTTGAAGGTGCTGCGGGTGCCGCACCTTCGTCTCCTGCCGCGAAGCCTTCGGCTGCGCCTGCTCCGGCGGCTGCACCGGCAGTGGTTGAACAGACGCTGTCTCCCGCCGTACGCAAAGCGGTTGTCGAGAACAATCTCAACCCGGCTGATATTCCCGGCACTGGCAAGGATGGCCGCATCACCAAGGGTGATGTGATTGGTGCGATGGAAACCAAGCCAGCGGCAGCGCCTGCTGCTGCGCCTGCACCTGTTGCGGTGTCGGCGCCGGTTCCTGCTGCGCCCGCTGGTGGCGAAGAGCGGGTGAAGATGACGCGCCTGCGCGCCACCATCGCCAAGCGCCTGAAAGATGCGCAGAACACCGCCGCGATGCTGACCACGTTCAACGAGGTGGACATGTCATCGGTGATGGCGATGCGCAATCAGTACAAGGATGTGTTCGAGAAGAAGCACGGCACCAAGCTGGGCTTCATGAGTTTCTTCGTGAAGGCCGTTATCCAGGCGCTGCGGGATGTGCCCGCCGTCAATGCCGAGATCGATGGCGAAGACATTGTGTACAAGAATTACTACAATATCGGCGTGGCGGTGGGCACCGACAAGGGCCTCGTCGTGCCGGTGGTGCGCAATGCCGACATGCTGTCCTTTGCGGGCATTGAAAAGACCATTGCCGGCTATGGCAAGCAGGCGCGTGACGGCAAGCTGCAGATTGCCGACATGCAGGGCGGCACCTTCACTGTCACCAATGGCGGCATCTATGGTTCGCTGATGAGCACGCCGATATTGAATGCACCGCAGAGCGGCATTCTGGGCATGCATGCGATCAAGGACCGGCCGATTGCGGTGAACGGCCAGGTGGTGATCCGCCCGATGATGTATCTCGCACTTTCGTATGATCACCGTATCGTAGACGGCAAGGAAGCGGTGACCTTCCTCGTGCGCATCAAGGACGGCCTGGAAGACCCGCAACGCGCGCTGCTGGATCTCTGA
- the lpdA gene encoding dihydrolipoyl dehydrogenase, with translation MMSHDLIVIGTGPGGYVCAIRAAQLGMKVAVIEKRATHGGTCLNVGCIPSKALLHATELLAESKHGFARMGLTADTKVDFGQMLKFKQEVVESNTKGIDFLFKKNKIDVIRGSATIIGAGKVKVGDTVHEAKNIVIATGSESSKLKGVEVDEKTIVSSTGALVLEKIPASLTVIGAGVIGLELGSVYQRLGSKVTVVEYLDRILPGMDAEVAKAFQRLLEKQGFVFKLSSKVMGAETSAAGVTLSVEPAAGGAAEKIISDVVLLAVGRAANTEGLGAKEAGIVLDARGRVEVNEDFATSVPGIYAIGDVIRGPMLAHKAEDEGIAVAELLAGQAGHVNYGVIPGVVYTSPEVASVGKTEEELKQAGIEYKSGKFLFLANGRAKANQTTDGFVKILADAKTDKVLGCHIVGAQAGEMIHEVAVLMEFGGSAEDLARTCHAHPTLSEAVKEAAMAVDGRAIHS, from the coding sequence ATCATGTCTCACGATCTCATCGTTATCGGCACCGGACCCGGCGGCTATGTCTGCGCCATTCGCGCGGCGCAGCTGGGGATGAAAGTGGCTGTCATCGAAAAGCGCGCCACGCATGGCGGCACCTGCCTCAATGTGGGCTGCATTCCATCAAAAGCGCTGTTGCATGCGACCGAGCTTCTGGCCGAGAGCAAGCATGGTTTTGCCCGCATGGGCCTGACCGCCGACACCAAGGTTGATTTCGGCCAGATGCTGAAATTCAAGCAAGAGGTGGTGGAAAGCAATACCAAGGGCATCGACTTCCTGTTCAAGAAGAACAAGATTGATGTGATCCGTGGCAGTGCCACCATCATCGGCGCCGGCAAGGTGAAGGTGGGCGACACGGTTCACGAAGCCAAGAACATTGTGATCGCCACCGGTTCGGAATCCTCCAAGCTCAAGGGCGTTGAGGTTGACGAGAAGACTATCGTTAGTTCCACCGGCGCCCTGGTGCTCGAAAAGATTCCGGCCTCGCTGACGGTGATCGGGGCTGGCGTGATCGGGCTTGAACTGGGTTCGGTCTATCAGCGGCTGGGCTCTAAAGTGACGGTGGTGGAATATCTCGACCGCATCCTGCCCGGCATGGATGCAGAAGTGGCCAAGGCGTTCCAGCGTTTGCTCGAAAAGCAGGGTTTTGTTTTCAAGCTGTCGTCCAAGGTGATGGGCGCTGAGACTTCAGCTGCGGGCGTCACGCTGTCGGTGGAGCCTGCTGCTGGTGGCGCTGCGGAGAAGATTATTTCGGACGTGGTGCTGCTGGCCGTGGGCCGGGCCGCCAATACCGAAGGGCTGGGTGCGAAAGAAGCAGGCATTGTGCTTGATGCGCGCGGCCGTGTGGAAGTGAATGAAGATTTCGCCACGTCCGTTCCGGGCATCTACGCGATTGGTGATGTGATCCGCGGACCCATGCTGGCCCACAAGGCGGAAGATGAGGGCATCGCTGTCGCTGAACTTCTGGCTGGCCAGGCGGGCCATGTGAATTACGGCGTCATTCCCGGCGTGGTCTATACGTCTCCGGAAGTGGCTTCGGTCGGCAAGACCGAAGAAGAATTGAAGCAGGCCGGCATTGAATACAAATCCGGGAAATTTCTTTTCCTTGCCAATGGCCGCGCCAAGGCCAACCAGACGACCGATGGTTTCGTGAAAATCCTCGCTGATGCCAAGACCGACAAGGTGTTGGGCTGCCATATTGTGGGTGCGCAAGCTGGCGAAATGATTCACGAAGTTGCTGTTCTGATGGAATTTGGCGGCTCGGCAGAAGACCTGGCGCGCACCTGTCATGCCCATCCCACGTTGTCGGAAGCTGTGAAGGAAGCGGCCATGGCGGTGGATGGCCGGGCCATCCATTCATAG